Proteins encoded together in one Benincasa hispida cultivar B227 chromosome 1, ASM972705v1, whole genome shotgun sequence window:
- the LOC120070318 gene encoding pentatricopeptide repeat-containing protein At2g27610 isoform X2, with protein MTLGLSLRTLKNQAKITVGNGRFRSSIHQIKHPLHSHGSLDHESFTLFSKLSRSRYAHQLFDEIPLKDISHYNRLLFDFSRNDHNREALHLFKDLHSSGLAVDGSTLSCALKVCGVLFDQVVGRQVHCQSLKSGFLEDVSVGTALVDMYMKTEDFEDGRGVFDEMGIKNVVSWTSLMAGYARNGLNDEAIHLINQMQMEGVKPNDFTFATVLGSLADESRIEGGAQVHAMIVKNGFELTTSVCNSLTCMYLKSEMVGDAEAVFDSMLVRDPVTWNIMIAGYAAIGFDLEGFEMFHRMRLAGVKLSHTVICTVLKLCSHQRELSFIKQLHCGVVKNGYEFDHNVRTALLVTYSKCSSVDEAFKLFSMVDGAHNVVTWTAMIGGFVQNNNNEKAVDLFRRMNREGIRPNHFTYSTVLAGKPSSLLGQLHAQIIKADYEKVPSVATALLDAYIKTGNVVESAQVFYSIDAKDIVAWSAMLSGLAQTGDFEKAMEVFIQLVKEGVKPNEYTFSSVINACSSPAATVEHGKQIHATAVKSGKSNALCVSSSLLTMYSKRGNIESANKVFSRQEEKDIVSWNSMITGYAQHGDAKKALEVFQVMRNQGLPMDDVTFIGVLTACTHAGLVEEGEKYFNIMINDCHIDQTIEHYSCMVDLYSRAGMFDKAMGIMNEMPFPASPTMWRTLLAACRVHRNLEFGKLAAEKLISLQPNDSAAYVLLSNIHAVAGNWQERAQVRKLMDDRKVKKEAGCSWIEVKNRIFSFLAGDVSHPFSDVLYAKLEELSIKLKDMGYQPDTNYVLHDVEEEHKEAILSQHSERLAIAYGLIALPPGAPIQIVKNLRICGDCHTVIELISLIEERALIVRDSNRFHHFKGGVCSCGGYWYHHNELVLQRFSILILKIWMKMIRKVWI; from the exons ATGACTTTAGGCTTATCTCTGAGGACCCTTAAAAACCAGGCGAAAATCACTGTTGGAAACGGCAGATTTCGGAGTTCTATACATCAAATCAAACATCCTTTGCATTCCCATGGCTCCCTTGACCATGAATCTTTTACCCTCTTCTCTAAACTCTCCCGCTCACGTTACGCCCACCAACTGTTCGACGAAATTCCCCTTAAAGATATCTCACACTACAATCGTCTTCTCTTCGATTTCTCTCGCAACGATCATAATCGAGAAGCTTTGCATCTCTTCAAGGACCTTCACTCGTCAGGGTTGGCTGTTGATGGGTCCACTCTGTCCTGTGCTTTGAAGGTCTGCGGAGTTTTGTTCGATCAAGTTGTGGGAAGACAGGTGCACTGTCAATCTTTGAAATCTGGGTTTCTGGAAGATGTCAGCGTTGGTACTGCTCTTGTTGATATGTATATGAAAACGGAAGATTTTGAAGATGGCAGAGGAGTCTTTGATGAAATGGGTATAAAAAATGTTGTGTCATGGACTTCATTGATGGCTGGATATGCACGCAATGGGTTGAACGATGAAGCTATACATTTGATTAATCAAATGCAGATGGAGGGTGTGAAGCCAAACGACTTTACTTTTGCAACTGTTCTTGGATCTTTGGCTGATGAGAGTAGGATTGAGGGAGGAGCTCAAGTTCATGCCATGATAGTAAAGAATGGGTTTGAGTTAACCACATCTGTATGCAATTCTTTGACATGTATGTATCTAAAATCTGAAATGGTTGGAGATGCTGAAGCTGTTTTTGATAGTATGCTTGTTAGAGATCCAGTCACTTGGAACATTATGATTGCTGGTTATGCAGCCATTGGGTTTGATTTAGAAGGCTTTGAAATGTTTCATCGAATGAGACTTGCAGGTGTTAAGCTCAGCCATACTGTAATTTGTACTGTTCTAAAGCTATGCTCTCACCAGAGGGAATTGAGTTTCATCAAACAGCTGCATTGTGGGGTGGTGAAAAATGGCTATGAATTTGATCACAATGTCAGAACAGCACTCCTGGTCACTTACAGCAAGTGCAGCTCAGTGGATGAAGCTTTCAAGTTGTTCTCCATGGTGGATGGGGCTCATAATGTTGTAACCTGGACAGCCATGATTGGTGGGTTTGTGCAGAATAACAACAACGAGAAGGCGGTTGATTTATTTCGTCGAATGAATAGGGAaggcataagaccaaaccaTTTCACCTACTCCACGGTCCTTGCAGGTAAACCTTCTTCATTACTTGGCCAACTTCATGCACAAATCATTAAAGCTGATTATGAGAAAGTACCTTCAGTAGCTACTGCTCTTTTAGATGCATACATTAAGACGGGGAATGTCGTTGAGAGTGCACAAGTTTTTTATTCTATTGATGCGAAGGATATTGTTGCATGGTCAGCCATGTTAAGCGGTTTAGCTCAAACAGGAGATTTTGAAAAGGCTATGGAAGTATTCATTCAATTGGTGAAAGAGGGAGTGAAACCAAATGAGTACACCTTTTCTAGTGTCATCAATGCATGCTCATCCCCTGCAGCAACAGTAGAACATGGTAAACAAATTCATGCAACTGCAGTGAAATCAGGAAAGAGTAATGCTTTATGTGTAAGCAGTTCTTTGCTCACAATGTACTCCAAAAGAGGTAATATTGAGAGTGCAAATAAGGTTTTCAGTAGACAAGAGGAGAAAGATATAGTTTCATGGAACTCAATGATCACTGGATATGCCCAACATGGTGATGCCAAGAAAGCTCTTGAGGTATTTCAAGTTATGCGAAACCAAGGATTACCAATGGATGATGTAACATTCATTGGAGTTCTTACTGCTTGTACTCATGCAGGCTTAGTGGAAGAAGGTGAAAAGTACTTCAATATTATGATCAATGATTGCCATATTGATCAAACAATAGAGCATTATTCATGCATGGTTGATCTATACAGTCGAGCCGGAATGTTCGACAAAGCTATGGGCATCATGAATGAAATGCCATTTCCTGCTAGTCCAACAATGTGGCGGACTCTGCTGGCGGCCTGTCGTGTTCACCGTAATCTAGAGTTCGGAAAACTTGCTGCAGAAAAGCTCATCTCACTTCAGCCGAACGACTCGGCCGCATATGTCCTGTTATCCAACATCCATGCTGTGGCTGGCAATTGGCAAGAGAGAGCCCAGGTGAGGAAACTGATGGATGATAGGAAGGTGAAGAAGGAAGCTGGGTGCAGCTGGATTGAGGTAAAAAACAGGATTTTCTCATTCTTGGCCGGTGATGTTTCACATCCATTTTCTGATGTTCTTTATGCGAAACTTGAAGAGCTAAGTATTAAGCTAAAAGATATGGGTTATCAGCCAGATACAAATTATGTTCTTCATGATGTAGAAGAGGAACATAAAGAAGCCATTCTCTCTCAACATAGTGAGAGACTAGCAATTGCTTATGGATTGATTGCTCTTCCACCTGGAGCTCCAATTCAGATTGTGAAAAATCTAAGAATTTGTGGAGATTGTCACACTGTAATTGAGTTAATATCGTTGATTGAAGAGAGAGCTTTGATTGTCAGAGATTCAAACCGGTTCCACCATTTCAAAGGAGGAGTTTGCTCTTGTGGGGGTTATTG GTACCATCACAATGAGCTTGTGCTTCAGAGATTttccattttgattttgaagatttgGATGAAGATGATTCGCAAAGTGTGGATTTAG
- the LOC120070318 gene encoding pentatricopeptide repeat-containing protein At2g27610 isoform X1, whose protein sequence is MTLGLSLRTLKNQAKITVGNGRFRSSIHQIKHPLHSHGSLDHESFTLFSKLSRSRYAHQLFDEIPLKDISHYNRLLFDFSRNDHNREALHLFKDLHSSGLAVDGSTLSCALKVCGVLFDQVVGRQVHCQSLKSGFLEDVSVGTALVDMYMKTEDFEDGRGVFDEMGIKNVVSWTSLMAGYARNGLNDEAIHLINQMQMEGVKPNDFTFATVLGSLADESRIEGGAQVHAMIVKNGFELTTSVCNSLTCMYLKSEMVGDAEAVFDSMLVRDPVTWNIMIAGYAAIGFDLEGFEMFHRMRLAGVKLSHTVICTVLKLCSHQRELSFIKQLHCGVVKNGYEFDHNVRTALLVTYSKCSSVDEAFKLFSMVDGAHNVVTWTAMIGGFVQNNNNEKAVDLFRRMNREGIRPNHFTYSTVLAGKPSSLLGQLHAQIIKADYEKVPSVATALLDAYIKTGNVVESAQVFYSIDAKDIVAWSAMLSGLAQTGDFEKAMEVFIQLVKEGVKPNEYTFSSVINACSSPAATVEHGKQIHATAVKSGKSNALCVSSSLLTMYSKRGNIESANKVFSRQEEKDIVSWNSMITGYAQHGDAKKALEVFQVMRNQGLPMDDVTFIGVLTACTHAGLVEEGEKYFNIMINDCHIDQTIEHYSCMVDLYSRAGMFDKAMGIMNEMPFPASPTMWRTLLAACRVHRNLEFGKLAAEKLISLQPNDSAAYVLLSNIHAVAGNWQERAQVRKLMDDRKVKKEAGCSWIEVKNRIFSFLAGDVSHPFSDVLYAKLEELSIKLKDMGYQPDTNYVLHDVEEEHKEAILSQHSERLAIAYGLIALPPGAPIQIVKNLRICGDCHTVIELISLIEERALIVRDSNRFHHFKGGVCSCGGYWVCSYRTRHPQPARRARSRYLSASSSGDFPVQFESISQHFRRLSSSVRLRLVTLHFSFSLSSSSRLHLQVPNHL, encoded by the exons ATGACTTTAGGCTTATCTCTGAGGACCCTTAAAAACCAGGCGAAAATCACTGTTGGAAACGGCAGATTTCGGAGTTCTATACATCAAATCAAACATCCTTTGCATTCCCATGGCTCCCTTGACCATGAATCTTTTACCCTCTTCTCTAAACTCTCCCGCTCACGTTACGCCCACCAACTGTTCGACGAAATTCCCCTTAAAGATATCTCACACTACAATCGTCTTCTCTTCGATTTCTCTCGCAACGATCATAATCGAGAAGCTTTGCATCTCTTCAAGGACCTTCACTCGTCAGGGTTGGCTGTTGATGGGTCCACTCTGTCCTGTGCTTTGAAGGTCTGCGGAGTTTTGTTCGATCAAGTTGTGGGAAGACAGGTGCACTGTCAATCTTTGAAATCTGGGTTTCTGGAAGATGTCAGCGTTGGTACTGCTCTTGTTGATATGTATATGAAAACGGAAGATTTTGAAGATGGCAGAGGAGTCTTTGATGAAATGGGTATAAAAAATGTTGTGTCATGGACTTCATTGATGGCTGGATATGCACGCAATGGGTTGAACGATGAAGCTATACATTTGATTAATCAAATGCAGATGGAGGGTGTGAAGCCAAACGACTTTACTTTTGCAACTGTTCTTGGATCTTTGGCTGATGAGAGTAGGATTGAGGGAGGAGCTCAAGTTCATGCCATGATAGTAAAGAATGGGTTTGAGTTAACCACATCTGTATGCAATTCTTTGACATGTATGTATCTAAAATCTGAAATGGTTGGAGATGCTGAAGCTGTTTTTGATAGTATGCTTGTTAGAGATCCAGTCACTTGGAACATTATGATTGCTGGTTATGCAGCCATTGGGTTTGATTTAGAAGGCTTTGAAATGTTTCATCGAATGAGACTTGCAGGTGTTAAGCTCAGCCATACTGTAATTTGTACTGTTCTAAAGCTATGCTCTCACCAGAGGGAATTGAGTTTCATCAAACAGCTGCATTGTGGGGTGGTGAAAAATGGCTATGAATTTGATCACAATGTCAGAACAGCACTCCTGGTCACTTACAGCAAGTGCAGCTCAGTGGATGAAGCTTTCAAGTTGTTCTCCATGGTGGATGGGGCTCATAATGTTGTAACCTGGACAGCCATGATTGGTGGGTTTGTGCAGAATAACAACAACGAGAAGGCGGTTGATTTATTTCGTCGAATGAATAGGGAaggcataagaccaaaccaTTTCACCTACTCCACGGTCCTTGCAGGTAAACCTTCTTCATTACTTGGCCAACTTCATGCACAAATCATTAAAGCTGATTATGAGAAAGTACCTTCAGTAGCTACTGCTCTTTTAGATGCATACATTAAGACGGGGAATGTCGTTGAGAGTGCACAAGTTTTTTATTCTATTGATGCGAAGGATATTGTTGCATGGTCAGCCATGTTAAGCGGTTTAGCTCAAACAGGAGATTTTGAAAAGGCTATGGAAGTATTCATTCAATTGGTGAAAGAGGGAGTGAAACCAAATGAGTACACCTTTTCTAGTGTCATCAATGCATGCTCATCCCCTGCAGCAACAGTAGAACATGGTAAACAAATTCATGCAACTGCAGTGAAATCAGGAAAGAGTAATGCTTTATGTGTAAGCAGTTCTTTGCTCACAATGTACTCCAAAAGAGGTAATATTGAGAGTGCAAATAAGGTTTTCAGTAGACAAGAGGAGAAAGATATAGTTTCATGGAACTCAATGATCACTGGATATGCCCAACATGGTGATGCCAAGAAAGCTCTTGAGGTATTTCAAGTTATGCGAAACCAAGGATTACCAATGGATGATGTAACATTCATTGGAGTTCTTACTGCTTGTACTCATGCAGGCTTAGTGGAAGAAGGTGAAAAGTACTTCAATATTATGATCAATGATTGCCATATTGATCAAACAATAGAGCATTATTCATGCATGGTTGATCTATACAGTCGAGCCGGAATGTTCGACAAAGCTATGGGCATCATGAATGAAATGCCATTTCCTGCTAGTCCAACAATGTGGCGGACTCTGCTGGCGGCCTGTCGTGTTCACCGTAATCTAGAGTTCGGAAAACTTGCTGCAGAAAAGCTCATCTCACTTCAGCCGAACGACTCGGCCGCATATGTCCTGTTATCCAACATCCATGCTGTGGCTGGCAATTGGCAAGAGAGAGCCCAGGTGAGGAAACTGATGGATGATAGGAAGGTGAAGAAGGAAGCTGGGTGCAGCTGGATTGAGGTAAAAAACAGGATTTTCTCATTCTTGGCCGGTGATGTTTCACATCCATTTTCTGATGTTCTTTATGCGAAACTTGAAGAGCTAAGTATTAAGCTAAAAGATATGGGTTATCAGCCAGATACAAATTATGTTCTTCATGATGTAGAAGAGGAACATAAAGAAGCCATTCTCTCTCAACATAGTGAGAGACTAGCAATTGCTTATGGATTGATTGCTCTTCCACCTGGAGCTCCAATTCAGATTGTGAAAAATCTAAGAATTTGTGGAGATTGTCACACTGTAATTGAGTTAATATCGTTGATTGAAGAGAGAGCTTTGATTGTCAGAGATTCAAACCGGTTCCACCATTTCAAAGGAGGAGTTTGCTCTTGTGGGGGTTATTG gGTTTGTAGCTACCGCACCCGCCACCCGCAGCCAGCCCGGCGAGCCCGCAGCCGTTATTTGTCAGCCAGCAGTTCAGGCGACTTTCCAGTTCAGTTTGAGTCCATTAGCCAACATTTCAGGCGACTTTCTAGTTCAGTTCGTCTTCGACTTGTCACTCTTCATTTCAGCTTCAGTTTGAGTTCGAGTTCGAggcttcatcttcaagttccaaatcatttatag
- the LOC120070318 gene encoding pentatricopeptide repeat-containing protein At2g27610 isoform X3: MTLGLSLRTLKNQAKITVGNGRFRSSIHQIKHPLHSHGSLDHESFTLFSKLSRSRYAHQLFDEIPLKDISHYNRLLFDFSRNDHNREALHLFKDLHSSGLAVDGSTLSCALKVCGVLFDQVVGRQVHCQSLKSGFLEDVSVGTALVDMYMKTEDFEDGRGVFDEMGIKNVVSWTSLMAGYARNGLNDEAIHLINQMQMEGVKPNDFTFATVLGSLADESRIEGGAQVHAMIVKNGFELTTSVCNSLTCMYLKSEMVGDAEAVFDSMLVRDPVTWNIMIAGYAAIGFDLEGFEMFHRMRLAGVKLSHTVICTVLKLCSHQRELSFIKQLHCGVVKNGYEFDHNVRTALLVTYSKCSSVDEAFKLFSMVDGAHNVVTWTAMIGGFVQNNNNEKAVDLFRRMNREGIRPNHFTYSTVLAGKPSSLLGQLHAQIIKADYEKVPSVATALLDAYIKTGNVVESAQVFYSIDAKDIVAWSAMLSGLAQTGDFEKAMEVFIQLVKEGVKPNEYTFSSVINACSSPAATVEHGKQIHATAVKSGKSNALCVSSSLLTMYSKRGNIESANKVFSRQEEKDIVSWNSMITGYAQHGDAKKALEVFQVMRNQGLPMDDVTFIGVLTACTHAGLVEEGEKYFNIMINDCHIDQTIEHYSCMVDLYSRAGMFDKAMGIMNEMPFPASPTMWRTLLAACRVHRNLEFGKLAAEKLISLQPNDSAAYVLLSNIHAVAGNWQERAQVRKLMDDRKVKKEAGCSWIEVKNRIFSFLAGDVSHPFSDVLYAKLEELSIKLKDMGYQPDTNYVLHDVEEEHKEAILSQHSERLAIAYGLIALPPGAPIQIVKNLRICGDCHTVIELISLIEERALIVRDSNRFHHFKGGVCSCGGYW, encoded by the coding sequence ATGACTTTAGGCTTATCTCTGAGGACCCTTAAAAACCAGGCGAAAATCACTGTTGGAAACGGCAGATTTCGGAGTTCTATACATCAAATCAAACATCCTTTGCATTCCCATGGCTCCCTTGACCATGAATCTTTTACCCTCTTCTCTAAACTCTCCCGCTCACGTTACGCCCACCAACTGTTCGACGAAATTCCCCTTAAAGATATCTCACACTACAATCGTCTTCTCTTCGATTTCTCTCGCAACGATCATAATCGAGAAGCTTTGCATCTCTTCAAGGACCTTCACTCGTCAGGGTTGGCTGTTGATGGGTCCACTCTGTCCTGTGCTTTGAAGGTCTGCGGAGTTTTGTTCGATCAAGTTGTGGGAAGACAGGTGCACTGTCAATCTTTGAAATCTGGGTTTCTGGAAGATGTCAGCGTTGGTACTGCTCTTGTTGATATGTATATGAAAACGGAAGATTTTGAAGATGGCAGAGGAGTCTTTGATGAAATGGGTATAAAAAATGTTGTGTCATGGACTTCATTGATGGCTGGATATGCACGCAATGGGTTGAACGATGAAGCTATACATTTGATTAATCAAATGCAGATGGAGGGTGTGAAGCCAAACGACTTTACTTTTGCAACTGTTCTTGGATCTTTGGCTGATGAGAGTAGGATTGAGGGAGGAGCTCAAGTTCATGCCATGATAGTAAAGAATGGGTTTGAGTTAACCACATCTGTATGCAATTCTTTGACATGTATGTATCTAAAATCTGAAATGGTTGGAGATGCTGAAGCTGTTTTTGATAGTATGCTTGTTAGAGATCCAGTCACTTGGAACATTATGATTGCTGGTTATGCAGCCATTGGGTTTGATTTAGAAGGCTTTGAAATGTTTCATCGAATGAGACTTGCAGGTGTTAAGCTCAGCCATACTGTAATTTGTACTGTTCTAAAGCTATGCTCTCACCAGAGGGAATTGAGTTTCATCAAACAGCTGCATTGTGGGGTGGTGAAAAATGGCTATGAATTTGATCACAATGTCAGAACAGCACTCCTGGTCACTTACAGCAAGTGCAGCTCAGTGGATGAAGCTTTCAAGTTGTTCTCCATGGTGGATGGGGCTCATAATGTTGTAACCTGGACAGCCATGATTGGTGGGTTTGTGCAGAATAACAACAACGAGAAGGCGGTTGATTTATTTCGTCGAATGAATAGGGAaggcataagaccaaaccaTTTCACCTACTCCACGGTCCTTGCAGGTAAACCTTCTTCATTACTTGGCCAACTTCATGCACAAATCATTAAAGCTGATTATGAGAAAGTACCTTCAGTAGCTACTGCTCTTTTAGATGCATACATTAAGACGGGGAATGTCGTTGAGAGTGCACAAGTTTTTTATTCTATTGATGCGAAGGATATTGTTGCATGGTCAGCCATGTTAAGCGGTTTAGCTCAAACAGGAGATTTTGAAAAGGCTATGGAAGTATTCATTCAATTGGTGAAAGAGGGAGTGAAACCAAATGAGTACACCTTTTCTAGTGTCATCAATGCATGCTCATCCCCTGCAGCAACAGTAGAACATGGTAAACAAATTCATGCAACTGCAGTGAAATCAGGAAAGAGTAATGCTTTATGTGTAAGCAGTTCTTTGCTCACAATGTACTCCAAAAGAGGTAATATTGAGAGTGCAAATAAGGTTTTCAGTAGACAAGAGGAGAAAGATATAGTTTCATGGAACTCAATGATCACTGGATATGCCCAACATGGTGATGCCAAGAAAGCTCTTGAGGTATTTCAAGTTATGCGAAACCAAGGATTACCAATGGATGATGTAACATTCATTGGAGTTCTTACTGCTTGTACTCATGCAGGCTTAGTGGAAGAAGGTGAAAAGTACTTCAATATTATGATCAATGATTGCCATATTGATCAAACAATAGAGCATTATTCATGCATGGTTGATCTATACAGTCGAGCCGGAATGTTCGACAAAGCTATGGGCATCATGAATGAAATGCCATTTCCTGCTAGTCCAACAATGTGGCGGACTCTGCTGGCGGCCTGTCGTGTTCACCGTAATCTAGAGTTCGGAAAACTTGCTGCAGAAAAGCTCATCTCACTTCAGCCGAACGACTCGGCCGCATATGTCCTGTTATCCAACATCCATGCTGTGGCTGGCAATTGGCAAGAGAGAGCCCAGGTGAGGAAACTGATGGATGATAGGAAGGTGAAGAAGGAAGCTGGGTGCAGCTGGATTGAGGTAAAAAACAGGATTTTCTCATTCTTGGCCGGTGATGTTTCACATCCATTTTCTGATGTTCTTTATGCGAAACTTGAAGAGCTAAGTATTAAGCTAAAAGATATGGGTTATCAGCCAGATACAAATTATGTTCTTCATGATGTAGAAGAGGAACATAAAGAAGCCATTCTCTCTCAACATAGTGAGAGACTAGCAATTGCTTATGGATTGATTGCTCTTCCACCTGGAGCTCCAATTCAGATTGTGAAAAATCTAAGAATTTGTGGAGATTGTCACACTGTAATTGAGTTAATATCGTTGATTGAAGAGAGAGCTTTGATTGTCAGAGATTCAAACCGGTTCCACCATTTCAAAGGAGGAGTTTGCTCTTGTGGGGGTTATTGGTAA